The following proteins come from a genomic window of Diorhabda sublineata isolate icDioSubl1.1 chromosome 7, icDioSubl1.1, whole genome shotgun sequence:
- the LOC130447051 gene encoding uncharacterized protein LOC130447051, which produces MEKILNFDELISDHIGSNRTIKGVKASNLLSVGENYMSDILRIHLTLRNNTTEEEENKYLIAKLTIENPLIADGSTAKLTKNEYLFYKQILPAIQDFEKKHSLPVSNFFPKFIAGRLNLNGTDLPDQNGLLILEDLTSEGFKSGDRHVGFDLNATKLILNDLAKFHAIPLAMRLLNPQQYETQIKKHCTGLISNTCAGPLQTSLLMEKIITMYKNYEYIQPKYKIFAAKLQKMLEENPKRIWGAKVTDDFETLVHCDLWTNNILLKHNDGTAIKSVFLDFQMVETNSCICDLIFFLVTSVELTCLKNNFDTLIRFYYDELSLNLDKLQCLKREHNYEKFQEALRKGSYSPIFQCVFMLLTVITAQKGQHFDQFNIRNIPVEDVPEIAKNRLCFLLQEAFQRGWLDA; this is translated from the exons ATGGAGAAAATACTAAATTTCGACGAACTTATCAGCGATCATATTGGTAGTAATAGAACAATAAAAGGCGTTAAAGCGTCCAATTTACTAAGCGTTGGCGAAAATTATATGAGTGATATACTTAGAATTCATCTTACACTGAGAAACAATACAACTGAAgaggaagaaaataaatatttaattgctaAATTAACTATCGAAAATCCTTTGATAGCCGATGGAAGTACAGCAAAGTTAaccaaaaatgaatatttattctatAAACAAATACTCCCAGCTAtacaagattttgaaaaaaagcacTCGTTACCGGTGTcgaatttttttccgaaattcaTCGCTGGTAGATTGAATTTGAATGGAACTGATCTACCTGATCAAAACGGACTTTTAATTCTAGAAGATTTGACCTCAGAAG gaTTCAAATCTGGAGATCGACATGTTGGATTTGATTTAAACGCCACTAAACTAATACTGAACGATTTAGCGAAATTTCATGCGATACCACTAGCGATGAGACTACTGAACCCCCAACAATACGAAAcccaaattaaaaaacattgcACTGGTTTAATTTCGAATACATGTGCCGGACCACTTCAAACTTCACTTCtcatggaaaaaataataacgatgtacaaaaattatgaatacatTCAAccgaaatataaaatattcgcTGCAAAGCTTCAAAAAATGCTCGAAGAGAATCCGAAACGCATATGGGGAGCGAAAGTCACCGACGATTTCGAAACGCTGGTTCACTGCGATCTATGGACTAACAACATACTATTAAAACACAATGATGGAACTGCTATAAAAAGTGTCTTTCTCGATTTCCAAATGGTGGAAACAAATTCTTGTATTTGCGATTTAATCTTCTTCCTTGTTACCAGTGTTGAGTTGACGTGCTTAAAAAACAATTTCGACACGTTGATTCGTTTTTATTATGATGAATTGAGCTTGAATTTAGATAAACTGCAGTGTTTGAAACGGGAACATAATTACGAAAAATTTCAAGAAGCGTTGAGAAAAGGGTCGTATTCGCCGATATTCCAATGCGTGTTTATGTTATTAACGGTAATAACTGCTCAAAAAGGTCAACACTTCGATCAATTTAATATAAGGAATATTCCAGTGGAAGACGTTCCGGAAATTGCGAAAAATAGGTTATGTTTCTTGTTACAAGAAGCGTTTCAACGAGGTTGGTTAGACgcataa